One genomic window of Terriglobia bacterium includes the following:
- a CDS encoding MFS transporter — protein sequence MLRRFVDVKESEKGAVLWAFAYFFAILCGYYLLRPLRDEMGIRGGVTQIKWMVTATFAVMLLAVPAFSAVVARVPRRRIIPVVYRSCAAMLVGFLVAERAGAPGAVLARVFFVWVSVFNLMVVSVFWSFLVDVFRSDQGKRLFGFVAAGGSAGAIAGPWIAGRLASTFGPASLWLAAAALLEAAVWCVRRLSRWAETNRSVGFAESAERPIGGGVWAGFRQSLASPYLLGISGLLLCYSATSTVAYQDQAGIVSASIRDSASRTALFANVDLAVNAVALVLQGVVAGRLLARGGLVIALAVLPVVTGAGYLALIASPGLATLIGFQVIRRAAQYGLERPAREVLFTVVEPEAKYKAKNFIDTVVFRGGDALSVWAYTGARGAGLPAAAGWGMAAALSLAWLAGAVAMGRRQNTLARAQEAARDRKEVA from the coding sequence GTGCTTCGTCGATTCGTCGACGTCAAGGAGAGCGAGAAAGGGGCCGTCCTCTGGGCTTTCGCTTACTTCTTCGCGATTCTCTGCGGCTACTATCTCCTCCGTCCGCTCCGAGACGAAATGGGGATCCGCGGCGGAGTGACCCAGATCAAGTGGATGGTCACCGCGACGTTCGCCGTGATGCTGCTCGCCGTCCCGGCGTTCTCTGCCGTGGTCGCGCGTGTCCCGAGACGGCGGATCATCCCGGTCGTGTACCGATCGTGCGCCGCGATGCTCGTGGGATTCCTCGTCGCCGAGCGCGCGGGCGCCCCGGGAGCCGTTCTCGCCCGCGTCTTCTTCGTTTGGGTCTCGGTCTTCAACCTCATGGTCGTGTCGGTGTTCTGGAGCTTCCTGGTCGACGTCTTTCGGAGCGACCAGGGGAAGCGTCTCTTTGGCTTCGTGGCTGCGGGGGGGAGCGCGGGAGCGATCGCCGGTCCCTGGATCGCGGGCCGTCTCGCCTCGACGTTCGGGCCCGCGTCGCTCTGGCTCGCGGCGGCCGCACTCCTCGAGGCGGCGGTGTGGTGCGTTCGCAGGCTCTCCCGCTGGGCCGAGACGAACCGCTCGGTCGGGTTCGCCGAGTCCGCCGAGCGCCCGATCGGCGGCGGAGTCTGGGCGGGGTTTCGCCAGTCGCTGGCGTCACCGTACCTCCTGGGCATCAGCGGGCTCCTCCTGTGCTACTCCGCGACGTCCACGGTCGCTTACCAGGACCAGGCCGGCATCGTCTCGGCGTCGATCCGCGACTCGGCGAGCCGGACCGCGCTCTTCGCGAACGTGGACCTCGCCGTCAACGCGGTCGCGCTGGTCCTTCAGGGCGTCGTGGCCGGGCGTCTCCTGGCCCGCGGCGGCCTCGTGATCGCGCTGGCGGTCTTACCGGTCGTGACCGGCGCGGGGTACCTCGCGCTGATCGCGTCCCCCGGCCTCGCGACCCTGATCGGCTTCCAGGTGATCCGGCGGGCGGCGCAGTACGGGCTCGAGCGCCCTGCCCGCGAGGTCCTGTTCACGGTCGTCGAGCCCGAGGCGAAGTACAAGGCGAAGAACTTCATCGACACCGTGGTGTTCCGCGGCGGCGACGCGCTGAGCGTGTGGGCCTACACGGGGGCGCGGGGCGCCGGCCTTCCCGCCGCGGCGGGATGGGGCATGGCGGCCGCGCTCTCGCTCGCCTGGCTCGCCGGCGCGGTCGCGATGGGGCGCAGGCAGAATACGCTCGCGCGAGCCCAGGAGGCCGCGCGGGATCGAAAGGAGGTCGCGTGA
- a CDS encoding NAD-dependent epimerase/dehydratase family protein has translation MDRTRRRFVTAAAGAGIGATIAARLGVASSAFAAPGAGSQATILILGGTGFLGPAVVEAARRRGHKLTLFNRGKTNPGLFPDLETLHGDRDGHLEALAGRSWDAVVDTSGYVPRIVTASASLLAPRIKQYVFISTISVFKDGLKPGADESGPLNTVPDEKTEDVKQYYGALKALCEKAAEKAIPGRVCSIRPGLIVGPGDPTDRFTYWPVRLARGGEVLAPGDGTDPVQFVDVRDLGAFIVRAIETNIAGVYNATGPERRLTMRELLESSRTAIKSDARLTWVPADFLEKQKVEPWSDMPVWVPFRNGEEGFAAIDCRKAIGKGITFRLAAETSKDTLAWYGTLPEERRKKLRAGIAPDREAAVLAAWRGNGKKGAGSAAAPPT, from the coding sequence ATGGACAGGACCCGAAGACGATTCGTCACGGCCGCCGCGGGTGCCGGGATCGGCGCGACGATCGCCGCCCGGCTGGGGGTCGCGTCCTCGGCCTTCGCGGCGCCGGGAGCAGGGTCGCAGGCGACGATCCTGATCCTCGGCGGAACCGGGTTCCTCGGCCCCGCGGTAGTCGAGGCGGCGAGGCGGCGAGGGCATAAGCTCACCCTGTTCAACCGCGGCAAGACGAACCCGGGGCTCTTCCCGGACCTCGAGACGCTGCACGGCGATCGGGACGGCCATCTCGAGGCGCTCGCCGGGCGCTCGTGGGACGCCGTGGTGGACACGTCCGGCTACGTGCCTCGCATCGTCACCGCGTCGGCCTCGCTCCTGGCGCCGAGGATCAAGCAGTACGTCTTCATCTCGACCATCTCGGTGTTCAAGGACGGCCTGAAGCCCGGCGCCGACGAGAGCGGCCCGCTCAACACCGTACCCGACGAGAAGACCGAGGACGTGAAGCAGTACTACGGCGCGCTCAAGGCGCTCTGCGAGAAGGCGGCCGAGAAGGCGATACCGGGGCGCGTCTGCAGCATCCGGCCCGGTCTCATCGTCGGCCCCGGCGACCCGACCGACCGGTTCACCTACTGGCCGGTCCGTCTGGCCCGCGGCGGCGAGGTGCTGGCGCCCGGCGACGGCACCGATCCGGTCCAGTTCGTGGACGTGCGCGACCTGGGCGCCTTCATCGTGCGCGCGATCGAGACGAACATCGCCGGCGTCTACAACGCGACCGGCCCCGAGCGACGGCTCACGATGCGCGAGCTGCTCGAGTCGTCGCGGACGGCGATCAAGAGCGACGCGCGCCTGACGTGGGTGCCCGCGGACTTCCTGGAGAAGCAGAAGGTGGAGCCGTGGAGCGACATGCCCGTCTGGGTGCCCTTCCGGAACGGCGAGGAAGGGTTCGCCGCCATCGATTGCCGAAAGGCGATCGGGAAGGGGATCACGTTCCGGCTCGCGGCGGAGACCTCGAAGGACACGCTCGCGTGGTACGGCACGCTTCCGGAGGAACGCCGGAAGAAGCTCCGCGCGGGGATCGCGCCGGATCGCGAGGCGGCGGTGCTCGCGGCGTGGCGCGGGAACGGCAAGAAGGGGGCCGGCAGCGCGGCCGCCCCGCCTACTTGA
- a CDS encoding HEAT repeat domain-containing protein, with protein MARYVARGLFLVAAAFAFAAGRPAPPNDPSAAPGTLDSLLQSHALESTTNPVAAGFVLEEGAAVLPAQARTEATTQLQKALLAQLDPIHDLLQGATGAMDPDRMQKAMDQAQEESKPKNILKSMLGFHKAPPPPPDSTQQVREAKQAIVDPWIRGLAAASALDRMGQPKAAAQFYVDCFQFVGQDWMPGLCLGQLLAMGPKRSSVVLHWMLRDAEKIGFAGMSEYARPTGPPDAPNPVAVNIRAAALEGLGALAGSPEVASDEREAALVAVLGYAQGKENAPYFAAAARGLGRSRDPRGVGPLQEIEKSSKRDPAARQAAIDALGGAFADARALDALREDARDGRNPDRALHAARVLFAAGDDPSFDWAVGAIDDKRSSDDPTPDLRPEIVRELLESGGEKGKAALRKALDGGPGSDWLGAWIRVALLEAGDASRLAAVRADIGREDWTLDRRGVVSVFREVLRTAQIVMTGSSLDAVRAIYNFASAQRQAVLAKAEKRKAFVSRLRWQAADAIASARPAGGLEVVAGLLDDGTPAVRLSAAAALGRIPGPEALDAISRAYSLDYGEEKGIPRAPEVRAMLVRAAAAVAPEDPRTRALLLQASRSDEPATRLIAIAQLAAAPRAAAVAQGGKS; from the coding sequence ATGGCCAGATACGTCGCCCGAGGCCTCTTCCTGGTCGCCGCCGCCTTCGCCTTCGCGGCCGGCAGGCCCGCCCCGCCGAACGATCCATCGGCGGCGCCCGGGACGCTCGACTCGCTGCTGCAGTCGCATGCGCTCGAAAGCACGACCAACCCCGTTGCGGCCGGGTTCGTGCTCGAGGAGGGGGCCGCCGTCCTCCCGGCGCAGGCCCGGACCGAGGCGACGACCCAGCTCCAGAAGGCGCTCCTGGCGCAGCTCGATCCGATCCACGACCTGCTCCAAGGCGCGACCGGCGCCATGGACCCCGACAGAATGCAGAAGGCCATGGATCAGGCACAGGAGGAATCGAAGCCCAAGAACATCCTCAAGTCGATGCTCGGCTTCCACAAGGCCCCCCCGCCGCCGCCCGATTCCACGCAGCAGGTCCGGGAGGCGAAGCAGGCGATCGTCGACCCGTGGATTCGCGGCCTGGCCGCGGCGTCCGCCCTGGACCGCATGGGCCAGCCGAAGGCGGCGGCGCAGTTCTACGTCGACTGCTTCCAGTTCGTCGGGCAGGACTGGATGCCGGGGCTGTGCCTCGGGCAGCTGCTCGCCATGGGGCCGAAGCGATCGAGCGTGGTCCTCCACTGGATGCTCCGCGACGCGGAGAAGATCGGGTTCGCCGGCATGAGCGAGTACGCGCGGCCGACCGGACCGCCCGATGCGCCGAACCCGGTCGCCGTCAACATCCGCGCCGCGGCCCTCGAGGGGCTCGGCGCCCTCGCCGGCAGCCCGGAAGTCGCGTCCGACGAGCGGGAGGCCGCGCTCGTCGCGGTTCTCGGCTACGCCCAGGGGAAGGAGAACGCGCCGTACTTCGCCGCGGCGGCGCGGGGCCTGGGACGCTCCCGCGACCCGCGGGGCGTGGGCCCCCTGCAGGAGATCGAGAAGTCGTCGAAGCGGGACCCTGCCGCGCGGCAAGCGGCGATCGACGCGCTGGGCGGGGCGTTCGCCGACGCGCGCGCCCTCGACGCGCTCCGGGAGGACGCCAGGGACGGGCGCAACCCGGACCGGGCCCTCCACGCCGCCCGCGTCCTCTTCGCCGCCGGCGACGATCCGTCGTTCGACTGGGCCGTGGGTGCCATCGACGACAAGCGATCGTCCGACGACCCGACGCCCGACCTGCGCCCCGAGATCGTCCGGGAGCTGCTCGAATCGGGAGGCGAGAAGGGAAAGGCCGCCCTCCGCAAGGCCCTGGACGGCGGGCCGGGGAGCGACTGGCTCGGCGCGTGGATCCGCGTGGCGCTTCTCGAGGCGGGCGACGCGTCGCGGCTCGCGGCGGTCCGGGCCGACATCGGGAGGGAGGACTGGACCCTCGACCGGCGCGGGGTCGTTTCGGTCTTCCGCGAGGTGCTGCGAACCGCGCAGATCGTGATGACGGGATCGAGTCTCGACGCGGTGCGCGCCATCTACAACTTCGCGTCAGCGCAGCGCCAGGCGGTCCTGGCCAAGGCCGAGAAGCGAAAGGCTTTCGTTTCGCGGTTGCGGTGGCAGGCGGCGGACGCCATCGCGTCGGCGCGCCCCGCCGGCGGGCTCGAGGTCGTGGCGGGCCTGCTCGACGACGGCACGCCGGCGGTGCGCCTGAGCGCAGCCGCGGCGCTGGGGCGGATCCCGGGCCCCGAGGCGCTCGATGCCATCTCGCGCGCTTACTCCCTGGACTACGGCGAGGAGAAGGGGATCCCTCGAGCGCCCGAGGTTCGCGCGATGCTGGTTCGCGCCGCTGCCGCCGTCGCGCCGGAGGATCCGCGGACGCGCGCCCTGCTCCTTCAGGCCTCGCGCTCCGACGAGCCGGCCACCCGTCTGATCGCGATCGCGCAACTCGCGGCGGCGCCCCGGGCCGCCGCCGTGGCCCAAGGAGGGAAGTCGTGA
- a CDS encoding sialidase, with translation MRNPLLLVALAAAAAGTASPALPPPQFDSATISGLGARNIGSAAMSGRISAVTGVVVGGKVTLFVGAASGGVWRSLDFGTTFKPVFDREPVQSIGAIAVDPGDPKVVWVGTGESWTRNSVSLGDGIYKSTDGGETWTRMGLEASERIAAVAVDPRHGDTVYACVPGKLWSDSTDRGLYKTTDGGKTWSLALRGSNPSTGCSSLALDPASPDTLYAAMWDFRRKGWTFRSGGESPSAPSGSGLYKSTDGGTSWTEISGSASRGFPAKPFGRIAVSVAPSDPKIVYAVVECAAAGLYRSDDGGATWSARDRSQNVVWRPFYFANLIVDPKNPDKVFKPDLGLVVSLDGGKTFAASGGGMHSDWHVAWIDPTNPSHVVAGTDGGLGISYDGGNRWSMAMNLPVSQFYHVSVDDQDPYRVYGGLQDNSAWVGDSSYPGGVSNSRWENLNGGDGFFMFPDPADSDYVYAESQGGEIGRIRRSTHESRPIQPTAGYGEKLRWNWNTPIHLSPNDKGTLYIGAQFLFRTRDHGANWERISHDLTTDDPAKQKQEESGGVTVDNSAAETHTTIYTISESPRDRGVIWVGTDDGNVQLTRDGGGHWSNQAPRIEGLPPGSWVSWIEASRHDSATAYAAIDRHTFGDMTPYAYVTRDFGLTWRRIVSPEQGVRGYVHVIREDPVSPALLFLGTEFGLYVSNDGGGHWAAFKGGGFPTVAVRDLTVDERDADLVIATHGRGIWIVDDITPLRALTPGTLEKDAAFVDARPVQQRVQASGGWSDGDATFVGESAPTSAEITYYLRTRHLFGPIRLEILDHDGKVVAAPAASTHRGLNRVTWDMRVKPPRVPPAAQVANTATRGPRVVPGTYTVRLSKGAEVLETPLKIGLDRRATFDQDDRKANFDAAMRVHALFGRMSDLNDRIVAVRDGAAGRARPLPKDDGLRRSLESLSGAADALRRKIVATKEGGAITGEERLREHVESVYGALLSYEGRPAAYLIDRTAALERELKDVERAFDELSVKDLSSMNDALKARGLTPIVVPQAER, from the coding sequence ATGCGGAACCCACTGCTGCTCGTGGCCCTCGCCGCGGCCGCCGCCGGCACCGCGTCGCCCGCGTTGCCGCCTCCACAGTTCGACTCCGCGACGATCTCCGGCCTCGGGGCGCGCAACATCGGCTCCGCCGCGATGAGCGGGCGCATCTCCGCGGTGACCGGCGTCGTCGTCGGCGGGAAGGTGACGCTGTTCGTCGGCGCCGCGAGCGGAGGGGTGTGGCGCTCCCTGGACTTCGGCACGACGTTCAAGCCGGTGTTCGACCGGGAGCCGGTGCAATCGATCGGCGCCATCGCGGTCGACCCGGGCGACCCCAAGGTGGTCTGGGTCGGGACCGGCGAGTCGTGGACGCGCAACTCGGTCTCGCTCGGCGACGGGATCTACAAGTCCACGGACGGCGGCGAGACGTGGACCCGCATGGGCCTCGAGGCGTCCGAGCGGATCGCCGCCGTGGCCGTCGATCCGCGTCACGGCGACACGGTGTACGCCTGCGTCCCGGGGAAGCTCTGGAGCGATTCGACGGATCGCGGGCTCTACAAGACGACCGACGGCGGCAAGACCTGGTCGCTCGCGCTCCGCGGGTCTAATCCGTCCACCGGCTGCTCGTCGCTCGCGCTCGATCCCGCGAGCCCGGACACGCTCTACGCGGCGATGTGGGATTTCAGGCGCAAGGGATGGACCTTCCGGTCGGGCGGCGAGTCCCCGTCGGCGCCCAGCGGGAGCGGTCTCTACAAGTCCACCGACGGGGGGACGAGCTGGACCGAGATCTCGGGCTCGGCGAGCCGCGGGTTTCCGGCGAAGCCGTTCGGCCGGATCGCGGTCAGCGTGGCCCCGTCGGACCCGAAAATCGTCTACGCCGTCGTCGAGTGCGCGGCGGCGGGCCTGTACCGGTCCGACGACGGCGGGGCGACCTGGTCGGCGCGGGACCGGAGCCAGAACGTCGTATGGCGCCCGTTCTACTTCGCCAACCTGATCGTCGATCCGAAGAACCCGGACAAGGTGTTCAAGCCCGATCTCGGGCTCGTCGTCAGCCTGGACGGGGGGAAGACCTTCGCCGCCTCCGGCGGGGGCATGCACAGCGACTGGCACGTCGCATGGATCGATCCCACGAACCCGAGCCACGTGGTGGCGGGCACGGACGGAGGCCTCGGCATCTCCTACGACGGCGGCAACCGGTGGAGCATGGCGATGAACCTCCCCGTGTCGCAGTTCTACCACGTCAGCGTCGACGATCAGGATCCGTACCGGGTGTACGGCGGCCTCCAGGACAACAGCGCGTGGGTCGGCGACTCGTCGTATCCCGGCGGGGTGTCGAACTCCCGGTGGGAGAACCTGAACGGGGGGGACGGGTTCTTCATGTTCCCCGATCCGGCGGATTCCGACTACGTCTACGCCGAATCCCAGGGCGGAGAGATCGGAAGGATCCGGCGATCGACCCACGAGTCCCGCCCGATCCAGCCCACCGCGGGGTACGGGGAGAAGCTCCGCTGGAACTGGAACACGCCGATCCACCTGAGCCCGAACGACAAGGGGACCCTCTACATCGGGGCGCAGTTCCTGTTCCGCACGCGGGACCATGGGGCGAACTGGGAGCGCATCTCCCACGACCTGACCACCGACGATCCGGCGAAGCAGAAGCAGGAGGAGTCGGGCGGGGTCACGGTGGACAACTCGGCCGCGGAGACGCACACCACGATCTACACGATCAGCGAGTCGCCGCGCGATCGCGGGGTCATCTGGGTCGGCACCGACGACGGGAACGTCCAGCTGACGCGCGACGGCGGGGGGCACTGGAGCAACCAGGCGCCGCGCATCGAGGGCTTGCCCCCCGGCTCCTGGGTCTCGTGGATCGAGGCGAGCCGGCACGACTCCGCTACGGCCTACGCCGCGATCGACCGCCACACGTTCGGGGACATGACCCCGTACGCGTACGTGACCCGCGACTTCGGCCTGACCTGGCGCCGGATCGTGTCGCCGGAGCAGGGGGTGCGCGGCTACGTCCACGTGATCCGGGAGGACCCGGTGTCGCCGGCCCTGCTGTTCCTCGGCACGGAGTTCGGCCTCTACGTTTCCAACGACGGGGGGGGCCACTGGGCGGCGTTCAAGGGCGGGGGCTTTCCCACCGTCGCGGTGCGCGATCTGACGGTGGACGAGCGCGACGCGGACCTCGTGATCGCCACCCACGGACGGGGGATCTGGATCGTGGACGACATCACGCCGCTGCGTGCGCTGACCCCCGGGACGCTGGAGAAGGACGCGGCGTTCGTCGACGCGCGCCCGGTCCAGCAGCGCGTGCAGGCCTCGGGAGGTTGGTCGGACGGCGACGCGACGTTCGTGGGGGAGAGCGCGCCGACCTCGGCGGAGATCACCTACTACCTCCGCACTCGTCACCTGTTCGGGCCGATCCGGCTCGAGATCCTCGACCACGACGGGAAGGTCGTGGCGGCCCCGGCCGCCTCCACGCACCGCGGCCTGAACCGGGTGACCTGGGACATGCGCGTCAAGCCGCCCCGTGTGCCGCCCGCCGCCCAGGTTGCCAACACCGCGACGCGCGGCCCGCGCGTGGTGCCGGGCACGTACACGGTCCGGCTCTCCAAGGGCGCAGAGGTCCTCGAGACCCCGCTCAAGATCGGCCTGGACCGCCGGGCCACCTTCGATCAGGACGACCGGAAGGCGAACTTCGACGCCGCGATGCGGGTCCACGCCCTGTTCGGCCGCATGAGCGATCTCAACGACCGCATCGTCGCGGTCCGCGACGGGGCGGCGGGGCGCGCTCGCCCGCTTCCGAAGGACGATGGACTCCGCCGCTCGCTGGAATCGCTCTCGGGCGCGGCCGACGCGCTCCGGCGGAAGATCGTCGCCACCAAGGAGGGTGGCGCGATCACCGGCGAAGAGCGGCTGCGCGAGCACGTCGAGTCGGTGTACGGCGCGCTACTTTCCTACGAGGGACGTCCCGCCGCCTACCTGATCGACCGGACCGCGGCGCTCGAGCGCGAGCTCAAGGACGTCGAGCGGGCGTTCGACGAGCTGTCGGTGAAGGATCTCTCGAGCATGAACGACGCGCTGAAGGCGCGAGGCCTGACCCCGATCGTCGTTCCTCAAGCCGAGCGCTAG
- a CDS encoding DUF4412 domain-containing protein, producing MRVPTCSRHFLAAVALVLVSTGARAGLSYTLTSRSEGEAGQGGYEMRLDVLVSGGAAKAVFTTPPPGMSAGSWLVTQDGGGKTLVVDPGAKTYSEFSAGQLQSDVAAMQKAMGPLKMRTENVKVEDLGEEDGGTIEGFPAKHHRFRVSYDRTMKLPMVKRSMHTVIEDELWTTSAVADAGTGIWKLPPPKVPDGEGAEDLAAAYGKAGGFLLKLSRKTSSTGGHGDRSSTETLAVTEVKKADVPPETFAIPAGFTETQGGMMRPQGGSQMPDLK from the coding sequence GTGAGAGTCCCGACGTGCTCCAGGCATTTTCTGGCCGCGGTGGCGCTCGTCTTGGTTTCGACGGGGGCCCGGGCGGGCCTGAGCTACACCCTGACCTCGCGCTCCGAAGGCGAGGCGGGGCAGGGCGGCTACGAGATGCGCCTCGACGTGCTCGTGAGCGGCGGCGCGGCGAAGGCGGTCTTCACGACGCCCCCGCCGGGGATGAGCGCGGGCTCCTGGCTCGTCACCCAGGACGGCGGCGGGAAGACGCTCGTGGTCGACCCGGGCGCCAAGACGTACTCGGAATTTTCCGCGGGCCAGCTGCAATCCGACGTGGCCGCGATGCAGAAGGCCATGGGTCCGCTGAAGATGCGGACCGAGAACGTGAAGGTGGAGGACCTCGGCGAGGAGGACGGCGGCACGATCGAGGGATTCCCGGCGAAGCACCACCGGTTCCGCGTGTCCTACGATCGAACGATGAAGCTCCCGATGGTGAAGCGGAGCATGCACACCGTGATCGAGGACGAGCTGTGGACCACGAGTGCCGTCGCGGACGCCGGCACGGGGATCTGGAAGCTCCCGCCGCCGAAGGTGCCGGACGGCGAGGGCGCCGAGGATCTCGCCGCCGCCTACGGTAAGGCGGGAGGCTTCCTGCTGAAGCTGTCGCGGAAGACGTCGTCGACGGGCGGACACGGTGACCGGTCCTCGACCGAGACCCTCGCGGTGACCGAGGTCAAGAAGGCCGACGTTCCACCGGAGACGTTCGCGATCCCGGCGGGGTTCACCGAGACCCAGGGCGGAATGATGCGGCCGCAGGGCGGATCGCAGATGCCCGATCTCAAGTAG